In the genome of Cystobacter ferrugineus, one region contains:
- a CDS encoding chalcone isomerase family protein: MKNTTLCAVLLTAVLALPAAAKDVAGVAFPDAVSVEGKELKLNGVGLRKKLVFNVYAAGLYLQNPSREGAQAIGSEQIKRVRMSMLRDLDKKTISEAIVDGFKKNAKDKLPSLQQRLDTFTSAIPDLKKGDELLLTYVPGQGTTIESKGGQKISVEGKDFADALFSVWLGNNPVDGSVKDGMLGKE; encoded by the coding sequence ATGAAGAACACCACGCTGTGTGCCGTGTTGTTGACCGCCGTACTCGCTCTGCCCGCCGCCGCCAAGGACGTGGCGGGGGTGGCGTTTCCCGACGCGGTGTCCGTCGAGGGCAAGGAGCTGAAGCTCAATGGGGTGGGCCTGCGCAAGAAGCTCGTCTTCAACGTGTACGCCGCCGGCCTCTACCTGCAGAACCCCTCGCGCGAGGGCGCCCAGGCCATCGGCTCGGAGCAGATCAAGCGCGTGCGGATGTCCATGCTGCGCGACCTGGACAAGAAGACGATCTCCGAGGCCATCGTGGACGGCTTCAAGAAGAACGCGAAGGACAAGCTGCCCTCGCTCCAGCAGCGGCTGGACACCTTCACCTCGGCCATTCCGGACCTGAAGAAGGGTGACGAGCTGCTGCTCACGTACGTGCCCGGCCAGGGCACCACCATCGAGAGCAAGGGGGGACAGAAGATCTCGGTGGAGGGCAAGGACTTCGCCGACGCGCTCTTCTCGGTGTGGCTCGGCAACAACCCGGTCGACGGCAGCGTCAAGGACGGGATGTTGGGCAAGGAGTAG
- the serC gene encoding 3-phosphoserine/phosphohydroxythreonine transaminase: MRVINFNPGPAGLPLPALERARDELIDFQGSGMSVMEHSHRGKEYEAVHDETISLLTELLGIPDTHQVLFLTGGASQQFAQVPMNFLHPGTSADYLMTGVWSEKAYDEARIVGQARIAATTVGPDKRYVRVPGQGELQLDPRAAYVHLTSNNTLYGTQWHTWPEVGSVPLIADMSSDFMWKPTDVSRFAFLYAGAQKNLGPSGVLIAVARKDFIAQGRRDIPKIFRYSLHAENNSLYNTPPTLAIYLCRNVLAWMKEQGGLAGMEARNRQKGELLYRSLDANAGFYRAPVERESRSFMNVVFHLPTPELDATFVAEAKKAGMVGLKGHRISGGIRASLYNAVSVDDVRALVSFLEEFARKKG; this comes from the coding sequence ATGCGCGTCATCAACTTCAATCCTGGCCCCGCGGGGCTGCCCCTGCCCGCGCTCGAGCGAGCGCGCGACGAGCTGATCGACTTCCAGGGCTCGGGCATGTCCGTGATGGAGCACAGCCACCGGGGCAAGGAGTACGAGGCGGTCCACGACGAGACCATCTCCCTGCTCACCGAGTTGCTGGGCATTCCGGACACCCACCAGGTGCTCTTCCTCACGGGTGGGGCGTCGCAGCAGTTCGCCCAGGTGCCGATGAACTTCCTGCACCCGGGCACGAGCGCGGACTACCTGATGACGGGTGTGTGGAGCGAGAAGGCCTATGACGAGGCGCGCATCGTGGGTCAGGCGCGCATCGCCGCCACCACGGTGGGCCCGGACAAGCGCTACGTGCGCGTGCCCGGGCAGGGCGAGCTCCAGTTGGATCCCCGGGCGGCGTACGTCCACCTGACGAGCAACAACACCCTCTACGGCACCCAGTGGCACACCTGGCCCGAGGTAGGGAGCGTGCCGCTCATCGCGGACATGAGCTCGGACTTCATGTGGAAGCCCACGGACGTGAGCCGCTTCGCCTTCCTCTACGCGGGGGCGCAGAAGAACCTGGGGCCCTCGGGCGTGCTCATCGCGGTGGCTCGCAAGGACTTCATCGCCCAGGGCCGCCGGGACATTCCGAAGATCTTCCGCTACTCCCTCCACGCGGAGAACAACTCGCTCTACAACACGCCCCCCACGCTGGCCATCTACCTGTGCCGCAACGTGCTGGCGTGGATGAAGGAGCAGGGCGGGCTCGCGGGGATGGAGGCGCGCAACCGGCAGAAGGGCGAGCTGCTCTATCGCTCCCTGGACGCGAACGCGGGCTTCTACCGCGCGCCCGTGGAGCGCGAGTCGCGCTCCTTCATGAACGTGGTCTTCCACCTACCCACCCCGGAGCTGGACGCCACGTTCGTCGCCGAGGCGAAGAAGGCGGGCATGGTGGGCCTCAAGGGGCACCGCATCAGCGGGGGCATCCGCGCCTCGCTGTACAACGCGGTGTCGGTGGACGATGTGCGCGCCCTGGTGTCCTTCCTGGAGGAGTTCGCCCGGAAGAAAGGCTAG
- a CDS encoding DNA-binding domain-containing protein, with translation MKPGLWGFFESMEAYFADPGPEALERLYAAHPGWDAPRSRMALYGQMVRHHGEATLDKLYPRVRGCVEPALWAELVRAYGASRPARPFEMNRMGEGFAGFLADEVGARGLPDFLPALARFEWTDFAVYTSMEPLPERVERLTVNPTLMMLEHPFRLCAFMRAGVGARPEPGQELALLWRHPERLVTMYLEAEERSLLVLKMAVEGLEPRQVAEATGVQEAVIRAAVDTRVADGLVLAP, from the coding sequence ATGAAACCGGGACTGTGGGGTTTCTTCGAGTCGATGGAGGCGTACTTCGCGGACCCGGGGCCGGAGGCGCTCGAGCGGCTGTACGCGGCGCACCCGGGTTGGGACGCGCCGCGCTCGCGCATGGCGCTCTATGGCCAGATGGTGCGTCACCATGGCGAGGCCACCCTGGACAAGCTCTACCCCCGGGTGCGCGGGTGCGTGGAGCCGGCGCTCTGGGCGGAGCTGGTGCGGGCCTATGGTGCCTCGCGTCCCGCCCGGCCCTTCGAGATGAACCGGATGGGCGAGGGCTTCGCCGGCTTCCTCGCGGACGAGGTGGGGGCGCGGGGGCTGCCGGACTTCCTGCCCGCGCTGGCGCGCTTCGAGTGGACGGACTTCGCGGTGTACACGTCGATGGAGCCCCTGCCCGAGCGCGTGGAGCGCCTGACGGTGAACCCGACGCTGATGATGTTGGAGCATCCCTTCCGGCTGTGCGCGTTCATGCGGGCCGGGGTGGGGGCGCGGCCGGAGCCCGGACAGGAGCTGGCGCTGCTCTGGCGCCACCCCGAGCGGCTGGTGACGATGTACCTGGAGGCCGAGGAGCGCTCGTTGTTGGTGTTGAAAATGGCGGTGGAGGGGTTGGAGCCCCGTCAGGTGGCGGAGGCGACGGGCGTGCAGGAGGCGGTCATCCGTGCCGCCGTGGACACCCGGGTGGCCGACGGACTCGTCCTGGCGCCGTGA
- a CDS encoding DUF692 domain-containing protein yields MPVAHARRWGGEPLGVGIGLRREFHARLPETSRALDWVEIIPENFLTLGGRPQRALDACRERWPVLPHGVALNVGGPEPLDEAYLSGLQALVERLDAPFFSDHLCYARLGGAYLYDLLPLPFSPEAVEHVVPRVREVQARVGRPFLLENPSYYARMPGGTLAEADFLRYVAEEADCGLLLDVNNVYVNACNHGYDARAFVDALPLERVGQIHLAGHERRPDVLIDTHGAPVCDEVWSLYRYVLERTGPVPTLIEWDQDIPSLEAVLDEADRARELLRGVAR; encoded by the coding sequence ATGCCGGTGGCACACGCGCGAAGGTGGGGCGGCGAGCCGCTCGGGGTGGGAATCGGGCTGCGGCGTGAGTTCCATGCTCGGCTGCCGGAGACCTCCCGCGCACTGGATTGGGTGGAGATCATCCCGGAGAACTTCCTCACGCTCGGCGGCCGTCCACAGCGGGCGCTGGACGCGTGCCGCGAGCGCTGGCCGGTCCTGCCGCATGGGGTGGCGCTGAACGTGGGCGGTCCGGAGCCGCTGGACGAGGCCTACCTCTCCGGACTCCAGGCGCTGGTGGAGCGGCTGGACGCGCCCTTCTTCTCGGATCACCTCTGCTACGCGCGGCTGGGGGGCGCCTACCTCTATGATCTGCTGCCGCTGCCCTTCTCGCCCGAGGCGGTGGAGCACGTGGTCCCGCGCGTGCGTGAGGTGCAGGCGCGAGTGGGCCGGCCCTTCCTGCTGGAGAACCCGAGCTACTACGCGCGCATGCCCGGTGGCACCCTGGCGGAGGCGGACTTCCTGCGGTACGTGGCCGAGGAGGCCGACTGCGGCCTGCTGCTGGACGTGAACAACGTGTACGTGAACGCGTGCAACCATGGCTATGACGCGCGCGCCTTCGTGGACGCGCTGCCGCTGGAGCGCGTGGGGCAGATCCACCTCGCGGGGCACGAGCGGCGGCCCGACGTCCTCATCGACACGCATGGGGCGCCCGTCTGCGACGAGGTGTGGTCGCTCTACCGCTACGTGCTCGAGCGCACCGGGCCGGTGCCGACGTTGATCGAATGGGATCAGGACATCCCCTCGCTGGAGGCGGTGCTGGACGAGGCGGATCGGGCGCGGGAGCTGCTCCGGGGGGTGGCGCGATGA
- a CDS encoding helix-turn-helix domain-containing protein, which produces MNENALNANVGLKLRGLRLARNIKQTDAAKDLGVSPAYLNLIEKGKRVMPFPLLWKALRYFDQDPEQFMSTLGEGRVDEALAKLLDEPLLKSLDIDSESLQSLSAEPKLAGTVAALFNLYKNTRTQLENVLAQLNSEERSRMNAAPGGSEGPRFDYSPFDEVSDFLESHHNYFPELEEQAEALRRDFKLGRLLSSPQLIPMLEERFGYRVRVEAASSGSSVVRRLDPDNQELILSPDLTEQPLKFQLAASIGLLMLDQEKLVERIVGAARTRHAETLRLIKVNLANYFAGALMLPYGEFFKEVERTRYDVELLSNLFGTTYETVAHRLCNLSDPKRRGLPFHFLRADIAGNISKRYSGTGIKFATGGGSCGKWAVHLAFLNPSQITRQYSMMPDGTSYFCFAKVQLQPIEGSIVRGTAYSIGLGTHAENAKYLAYGLPTTDLRKDAVPSGISCRFCERTDCNQRAAASYRFAFSFDEYTKKDCFFSPLLVHEAGRAESLDKAPRRRNKAEEN; this is translated from the coding sequence ATGAACGAGAACGCACTGAACGCCAACGTGGGATTGAAGCTGCGCGGCCTGCGGCTCGCCCGCAACATCAAGCAGACGGACGCGGCGAAGGATCTGGGGGTCTCCCCGGCGTACTTGAATCTCATCGAGAAGGGCAAGCGCGTGATGCCCTTCCCCCTCTTGTGGAAGGCGCTGCGCTACTTCGATCAGGATCCCGAGCAGTTCATGTCCACCCTGGGCGAGGGCCGGGTGGACGAGGCGCTGGCGAAGCTGTTGGACGAGCCGTTGCTCAAGAGCCTCGACATCGACTCCGAGTCCCTGCAGAGCCTGTCGGCGGAGCCGAAGCTGGCCGGCACGGTGGCGGCGCTCTTCAACCTCTACAAGAACACGCGCACGCAGTTGGAGAACGTGCTCGCGCAGCTCAACTCCGAGGAGCGCTCGCGCATGAACGCGGCGCCGGGCGGCTCGGAGGGGCCGCGCTTCGACTACTCCCCGTTCGACGAGGTGAGCGACTTCCTCGAGTCGCACCACAACTACTTCCCCGAGCTGGAGGAGCAGGCCGAGGCGCTGCGGCGCGACTTCAAGCTCGGGCGCCTGTTGTCGAGCCCCCAGCTCATCCCCATGCTGGAGGAGCGCTTCGGCTACCGCGTGCGCGTGGAGGCCGCCTCCAGTGGCTCCTCGGTGGTGCGCCGCCTGGATCCGGACAACCAGGAGCTCATCCTCTCGCCGGACCTGACCGAGCAGCCGCTCAAGTTCCAGCTCGCCGCGTCCATCGGCCTCTTGATGTTGGATCAGGAGAAGCTGGTGGAGCGCATCGTGGGCGCGGCGCGCACCCGGCACGCGGAGACGCTGCGGCTCATCAAGGTGAACCTGGCCAACTACTTCGCCGGCGCGCTGATGCTGCCCTACGGGGAGTTCTTCAAGGAGGTGGAGCGCACGCGCTACGACGTGGAGCTCTTGTCCAACCTCTTTGGCACCACGTACGAGACGGTGGCTCACCGGCTGTGCAACCTGTCGGACCCGAAGCGCCGGGGCCTGCCCTTCCACTTCCTGCGCGCGGACATCGCCGGCAACATCTCCAAGCGCTACAGCGGCACCGGCATCAAGTTCGCCACCGGTGGCGGCTCGTGCGGCAAGTGGGCCGTGCACCTGGCCTTCCTCAACCCGTCCCAAATCACCCGGCAGTACTCGATGATGCCGGACGGCACGTCCTACTTCTGCTTCGCCAAGGTGCAGCTGCAGCCCATCGAGGGCTCCATCGTGCGCGGCACGGCCTACTCCATCGGCCTGGGCACCCACGCGGAGAACGCCAAGTACCTGGCGTATGGGTTGCCCACCACGGATCTGCGCAAGGACGCCGTCCCCAGCGGCATCTCCTGCCGCTTCTGCGAGCGCACCGACTGCAACCAGCGCGCGGCCGCCAGCTACCGCTTCGCCTTCTCCTTCGACGAATACACCAAGAAGGATTGCTTCTTCTCGCCCCTGCTGGTCCACGAGGCCGGCCGTGCGGAATCGCTGGACAAGGCGCCGCGCCGCCGTAACAAGGCCGAGGAAAACTAG
- a CDS encoding tetratricopeptide repeat protein, translating into MNHHDTERAHILQAIQEQRNALAVTRITGDPAETGRGLVHLAELHGMLEEHAESRRHYEEALGFFQTAGDKEGQAQVLFGLGVARAHFGDHRGAVEHIAQATLLFNGLKDQENEALCRAAIGESLRAIGQPKGAEEKFQEALLLYRQAKNGPRVARLLLDIGDIRMEAGEYEAARKRFAESLQVLRKEPEIDMEALALCELLLGEAEGLLGNHEAARPHLQQAAELYSQLHDHAYESRARWDLSIACTFMQDWKGARAELETVIPLFEHQGRGEDVAKARKVLAHFDSRGV; encoded by the coding sequence ATGAATCACCACGACACCGAACGCGCCCACATCCTCCAAGCCATCCAAGAACAGCGCAACGCGCTCGCCGTGACGCGGATCACCGGAGACCCGGCGGAGACGGGCCGGGGACTCGTCCACCTGGCCGAGCTGCACGGCATGCTGGAGGAGCACGCCGAGAGCCGCCGCCACTACGAGGAGGCCCTGGGCTTCTTCCAGACGGCGGGGGACAAGGAGGGCCAGGCCCAGGTGCTCTTCGGGCTGGGGGTGGCGCGCGCCCACTTCGGGGATCACCGGGGCGCCGTCGAGCACATCGCCCAGGCCACGCTGCTCTTCAACGGCCTGAAGGATCAGGAGAACGAGGCGCTGTGCCGGGCGGCCATCGGCGAGTCGCTGCGAGCGATCGGCCAGCCCAAGGGCGCCGAGGAGAAGTTCCAGGAGGCGCTGCTGCTCTACCGGCAGGCGAAGAACGGGCCACGCGTGGCCCGGCTGCTGTTGGACATCGGCGACATCCGCATGGAGGCGGGCGAGTACGAGGCGGCGCGCAAGCGCTTCGCCGAGTCCCTGCAGGTGCTGCGCAAGGAGCCGGAAATCGACATGGAGGCCCTGGCGCTGTGCGAGCTGCTGTTGGGCGAGGCCGAGGGACTCCTGGGCAACCACGAGGCGGCGCGGCCCCACCTGCAGCAGGCCGCGGAGCTGTACTCGCAGCTACACGACCATGCCTATGAGTCGCGGGCCCGGTGGGACCTGAGCATCGCGTGCACCTTCATGCAGGACTGGAAGGGCGCGCGGGCCGAGCTCGAGACGGTCATCCCGCTCTTCGAGCACCAGGGCCGCGGAGAAGACGTGGCCAAGGCCCGCAAGGTGCTCGCGCACTTCGACTCGCGCGGGGTGTAG
- a CDS encoding serine/threonine-protein kinase — translation MSDTEWPADEEGAFESSDKTVTVSERPRSVPREVPPSGTTLAGRYTVLEPLGEGGMSVVLAAYDAQLDRRVALKLLRTRSEPDDDARSELRMVREAQAMARLNHPNVVAVYDSGRLEDGSFFIAMEYVEGQTLRQWMQERPRPWREVLDSFLAAGRGLAAAHEAGLIHRDFKPDNVLVGRDGRVRVTDFGVARTQTLAEAPLPSSARPGAWDAEITLAGFVVGTPRFLAPELLRGAPADARGDVFSFCVALYEALCDQPVFVGDTDVERTQARFEGRINPPPAHLPTWVMRSVLQGLSVDPLQRPASMSTLLEALSDDPDVRRRERLSRIIRVSAGLGLAALAAGGWMQQRDEGPECAHLERELAGVWDDSVRQQVRQALEGTRLDYALATADRVFQTLEDYTRTWTRMRTEACEEARDQAGEPRSLAVLKEYCLERARGRLRALTGLLGRGSDAELLPRAVEAAQGLPPLEYCTDARVLTAAVPPPEDSRVRAQAETLQNEVDKLEALYESGKYAEGLTFGEALLPRVAEVPYPPLRARALFQLAQNLEGAGEFKRAEERVREAIPLAAEGRDDALHAQTWGLLTLLVGNRQGRYQEARDLALITSAVASRTENALARAEALNALGTWWNGVGRHDEAQSCFERALALCQQVRGPRHPYVAGYHSNLGFALFQQGAYAEALRHIVGAQELWEDVLGPEHPYLVHALVSRGMVLWKLDRPEEALAPLERTLALIDNQLGPEHPFRTEPLTLLGSVLADLGRYPEAEERQQQALALKEKVLGAEHPSIAESLLGLGHLRRLQGRTSEAVPLLERALTRAQESTRAEVQFELAQTLWSLGTTPTRARELASEAHAYWQRLGHPEKARTEQWLATHTTP, via the coding sequence ATGAGCGACACGGAGTGGCCAGCGGATGAGGAAGGCGCCTTCGAGTCCTCCGACAAGACGGTGACGGTATCCGAGCGGCCCAGGTCCGTCCCGCGCGAGGTGCCCCCCTCGGGAACGACGCTGGCCGGGCGCTACACCGTGCTCGAGCCGCTCGGCGAGGGCGGCATGAGCGTCGTCCTCGCCGCCTATGACGCCCAGCTCGACCGCCGCGTGGCCCTCAAGCTGCTGCGCACCCGTTCCGAGCCGGATGACGATGCCCGCTCGGAGCTGCGCATGGTGCGCGAGGCGCAGGCCATGGCCCGCCTCAACCACCCCAACGTGGTGGCCGTCTACGACTCGGGCCGCCTGGAGGATGGCTCGTTCTTCATCGCCATGGAGTACGTGGAGGGGCAGACGCTGCGCCAGTGGATGCAGGAGCGGCCCCGCCCCTGGCGCGAGGTGCTGGACTCCTTCCTCGCCGCGGGGCGCGGACTCGCCGCCGCCCACGAGGCCGGCCTCATCCACCGCGACTTCAAACCCGACAACGTGCTCGTCGGCCGCGACGGACGCGTGCGCGTGACGGACTTCGGCGTGGCGCGCACCCAGACCCTCGCCGAGGCCCCCCTGCCCTCCTCCGCGCGGCCGGGCGCCTGGGACGCCGAGATCACCCTCGCCGGCTTCGTCGTGGGCACTCCCCGCTTCCTCGCCCCCGAGCTCCTGCGCGGCGCCCCGGCCGACGCGCGCGGCGATGTGTTCTCCTTCTGCGTGGCCCTCTACGAAGCGCTCTGCGACCAGCCCGTCTTCGTGGGCGACACGGATGTCGAGCGCACCCAGGCCCGCTTCGAGGGGCGCATCAACCCCCCTCCGGCCCACCTGCCCACCTGGGTGATGCGCTCCGTCCTCCAGGGCCTGTCCGTCGATCCCCTCCAGCGCCCCGCCTCCATGTCCACGCTGCTCGAGGCCCTGTCGGATGATCCCGACGTCCGGCGCCGCGAGCGGCTGAGCCGGATCATCCGGGTCTCGGCCGGACTGGGACTGGCGGCGCTGGCCGCCGGGGGATGGATGCAGCAACGCGACGAGGGGCCCGAGTGCGCCCACCTGGAGCGCGAGCTGGCCGGCGTCTGGGATGACTCCGTGCGGCAGCAGGTGCGGCAGGCACTGGAAGGCACCCGACTGGACTACGCGCTCGCCACCGCCGACCGCGTGTTCCAGACGCTGGAGGACTACACCCGCACCTGGACGCGGATGCGCACCGAGGCGTGCGAGGAGGCTCGCGACCAGGCCGGAGAGCCGCGAAGCCTGGCGGTCCTGAAGGAATACTGCCTGGAGCGAGCACGTGGCCGGTTGCGCGCGCTCACCGGGTTGCTCGGCCGAGGCTCGGACGCGGAGCTGCTGCCCCGCGCCGTGGAGGCCGCCCAGGGTCTGCCCCCGCTGGAGTACTGCACGGATGCCCGGGTGCTCACGGCCGCCGTGCCACCCCCGGAGGATTCCCGGGTGCGCGCCCAGGCCGAGACCCTCCAGAACGAAGTGGACAAGCTGGAGGCGCTCTACGAGTCGGGCAAGTACGCCGAGGGCCTCACGTTCGGCGAGGCGCTGCTGCCCCGGGTGGCCGAAGTGCCTTATCCCCCGCTGCGCGCGCGGGCCCTGTTCCAGCTCGCCCAGAACCTGGAGGGCGCCGGGGAGTTCAAGCGCGCCGAGGAGCGCGTCCGCGAAGCGATCCCCCTGGCCGCCGAGGGCCGGGATGACGCGCTGCACGCCCAGACCTGGGGTCTGCTGACCTTGCTGGTGGGCAACCGGCAGGGCCGCTACCAGGAGGCGCGCGACCTGGCGCTGATCACCTCCGCGGTCGCCTCGCGCACCGAGAACGCCCTGGCCCGGGCCGAGGCCCTCAACGCCCTGGGCACGTGGTGGAACGGCGTGGGCCGCCACGACGAAGCCCAGTCCTGCTTCGAGCGCGCGCTCGCGCTGTGCCAGCAGGTGCGCGGGCCCCGCCACCCCTACGTGGCGGGCTACCACAGCAACCTCGGCTTCGCCCTGTTCCAGCAAGGCGCCTATGCGGAGGCCCTGAGACACATCGTGGGGGCCCAGGAACTCTGGGAGGACGTGCTGGGCCCCGAGCACCCCTATCTGGTCCACGCCCTCGTCAGTCGAGGCATGGTGCTCTGGAAACTGGACCGGCCCGAGGAGGCACTCGCCCCCCTGGAGCGGACACTGGCCCTCATCGACAATCAACTGGGGCCCGAGCATCCCTTCCGCACCGAGCCCCTGACCCTGCTGGGCTCCGTGCTGGCGGACCTGGGACGCTACCCGGAAGCCGAAGAGCGGCAGCAACAGGCGCTGGCGCTGAAGGAAAAGGTCCTGGGAGCCGAGCACCCCAGCATCGCCGAATCCCTGCTCGGACTGGGTCACCTGCGGCGGCTCCAGGGCCGCACCTCCGAGGCCGTCCCCCTGCTCGAGCGCGCCCTGACGCGGGCCCAGGAATCCACCCGCGCCGAGGTGCAATTCGAGCTGGCCCAGACGCTCTGGAGTCTCGGAACCACCCCCACGCGCGCCCGGGAGCTGGCCTCCGAGGCCCACGCCTACTGGCAGCGGCTCGGACACCCCGAGAAGGCCCGGACGGAGCAGTGGCTCGCCACGCACACCACCCCCTGA
- a CDS encoding PH domain-containing protein, whose protein sequence is MDPTSPPAFDPRGLTRPAPILLRYYTLVSLAALAAFPVVWLVNFFRYETLKYSFGEDGVSMSWGILFRREIHLTYRRIQDIHVTRNLLQRWMGLATVSIQTASGSATPEMQIDGILEFEQLRDFLYTKMRGARGLAEPAAPPAHASAPAEPSDEALVLLRRIAADLAVIADSSSGKGSSS, encoded by the coding sequence ATGGACCCAACCTCCCCGCCCGCCTTTGATCCACGCGGACTCACCCGGCCCGCTCCCATCCTGCTGCGCTACTACACCCTCGTGTCGCTGGCCGCGCTGGCGGCCTTTCCGGTCGTCTGGCTCGTGAACTTCTTCCGGTACGAGACGCTCAAGTACTCGTTCGGCGAGGACGGCGTGTCGATGAGCTGGGGCATCCTGTTCCGGCGGGAGATCCACCTCACCTACCGGCGCATCCAGGACATCCACGTCACCCGGAACCTCCTCCAGCGCTGGATGGGCCTGGCCACCGTCAGCATCCAGACGGCCAGCGGCAGCGCGACCCCCGAGATGCAGATCGACGGCATCCTCGAGTTCGAGCAACTGCGCGACTTCCTCTACACGAAGATGCGCGGGGCCCGAGGCCTCGCCGAGCCCGCCGCCCCGCCCGCCCACGCGAGTGCTCCCGCTGAGCCCTCGGATGAAGCCCTGGTCCTGCTGCGGCGCATCGCGGCGGACCTGGCGGTCATCGCCGACTCCTCGTCCGGGAAGGGTTCTTCCTCATGA
- a CDS encoding PH domain-containing protein, whose product MKAPLTRQASAWVYQGVWAVLTGLFRVPSQPPSLPGSQVLAMRPCDGWLFYRKVGFWIGLLATVLPITAVGLVILITRPVLVVAVLVPVFAVVLVMSLASYVSIHLGYDTTWYVLSERALRIRRGVWTIHETTITFDNVQNVKITQGPLQRLFGFSDLVIETAGGGGGGPHQQLEQSSHVGLLQGVEAPKVLREQIMERVRASRSAGLGDEHDTELHPASAPTSWTPAHLEALREIAAHMARLRARSGRTEPDRNLQGS is encoded by the coding sequence ATGAAAGCGCCGCTCACGAGGCAAGCCTCCGCGTGGGTGTACCAGGGCGTCTGGGCCGTGTTGACGGGGCTGTTCCGCGTGCCGAGCCAGCCGCCGTCCCTTCCCGGAAGCCAGGTCCTGGCGATGCGCCCGTGCGACGGCTGGTTGTTCTACCGCAAGGTGGGCTTCTGGATCGGCCTGCTCGCGACGGTGCTCCCGATAACCGCCGTGGGCCTCGTCATCCTCATCACCCGCCCGGTCCTGGTGGTGGCGGTGCTCGTGCCCGTGTTCGCCGTCGTCCTCGTCATGAGCCTCGCCAGCTATGTATCCATCCACCTGGGCTATGACACCACGTGGTATGTCCTGTCGGAGCGCGCCCTGCGCATCCGGCGCGGCGTGTGGACGATCCACGAGACCACCATCACCTTCGACAACGTCCAGAACGTGAAGATCACCCAGGGTCCGCTCCAGCGGCTCTTCGGCTTCTCGGATCTGGTGATCGAAACAGCCGGCGGCGGAGGCGGCGGTCCTCACCAACAACTGGAGCAGTCCAGCCATGTCGGACTGCTCCAGGGCGTCGAAGCTCCCAAGGTCCTGCGCGAGCAGATCATGGAGCGGGTGCGCGCCTCCCGCTCGGCGGGCCTGGGCGACGAGCACGACACGGAACTGCACCCGGCCAGCGCGCCCACGAGCTGGACCCCCGCGCACCTGGAGGCCCTGAGGGAGATCGCCGCCCATATGGCGCGGCTGCGCGCCCGCTCGGGACGCACCGAACCCGACAGGAACCTTCAAGGCAGTTGA
- a CDS encoding DUF5953 family protein — protein sequence MAIFPEELGIVVYAPALVDDDRRPLAIVHGMEGSLPGLRLGWTLSEKEEFIALPHRDEWVETDRTDNGFPFLCNDDKTRPVTITGWENPNGLAAGSPPYLEVHGSLHLDAAGIEAAAAVLAAIGEGARAFWGRATPFNAAVEISRQTIDPVRKPGVPPRGLPALRFPDYIRVPEIPHNLGWLNYWSAAAAEAIGFPDLPRDAELLSRARRTATGGWVVRLTEEPLDLDNPAHLDALKRAYERFPEIGGRAAP from the coding sequence ATGGCGATCTTCCCTGAAGAACTCGGCATCGTTGTTTATGCGCCTGCGCTCGTGGACGACGATAGGCGGCCTCTCGCTATCGTTCATGGAATGGAAGGTTCCCTTCCTGGCCTGCGGTTGGGATGGACGCTCTCTGAAAAAGAAGAGTTCATTGCATTGCCGCACCGCGATGAATGGGTCGAGACAGATAGGACAGACAACGGGTTTCCGTTTCTTTGCAACGATGACAAAACCCGCCCGGTGACGATTACCGGGTGGGAGAACCCGAACGGGCTTGCGGCAGGGAGCCCGCCGTACTTGGAAGTCCACGGGTCGCTGCACCTGGACGCAGCCGGCATTGAGGCGGCGGCGGCGGTGCTAGCGGCCATAGGGGAGGGCGCCCGCGCTTTCTGGGGGCGCGCAACGCCGTTCAACGCGGCCGTTGAGATTTCGCGGCAAACGATCGATCCGGTACGTAAGCCAGGGGTTCCGCCACGTGGGCTCCCAGCACTCAGGTTCCCAGACTACATCCGCGTGCCCGAGATTCCGCATAACCTCGGGTGGCTGAACTACTGGTCAGCCGCAGCCGCGGAAGCCATCGGGTTCCCGGACCTGCCCCGTGACGCGGAGCTACTGTCACGCGCCCGGCGTACCGCGACGGGCGGGTGGGTTGTCAGGCTCACCGAGGAGCCGCTCGACCTGGACAATCCCGCCCACCTGGACGCGCTCAAACGAGCCTACGAGCGTTTCCCGGAGATTGGTGGCCGCGCAGCCCCTTGA